The Anguilla rostrata isolate EN2019 chromosome 2, ASM1855537v3, whole genome shotgun sequence genome contains the following window.
CATGATCCATTTCTGTAGCCTAATTCTTAATAAGAACAACAAATGctatgatatttaaaaataaataagacgcGTTGTTGAAATAGAAAATTGGACTGAAATGTTAGTTCAGGCCTTACAGTCATAAAGACAGAAATTCCACTGATGTCAGCATAAAATCTGCGCAGAATAAGAAAACACACGGGACGTATGTACCTGGGTCTGCTTGCGTGTGAATtataattgcaatattttaGAAATACTCTATATATTTAACTCCTAAAGCAGTATTTCAACCTTAGTCGGGGTCTGTTCCTAATGAGTAAAGAAGACTGCATTTATGAGAGCACATTCATGTGGAATTCATGTGACGCTTTGCTTTGTGTAATCACTTGGAGCGTTCTCTTTTATGCTCGTGACAGGCCTGGACTCGAACCATACAGACCAGGAGTTGTTGGAATATTAATATGCTTCTGTGTGaatatctttgaaaatattaacataattaatttgATGACATGTGCACCTTCACAGGGAGGGACGGAATGACATTGTTTGGGCAACGGAACACCCCCAAAAAACGAAGGAAGTCAAGAACGGCGTTCACTAATCATCAGATCTATGAACTTGAAAAAAGATTTCTATACCAGAAATACTTGTCTCCCGCTGACCGAGATCAGATTGCCCAGCAACTAGGGCTGACGAATGCCCAGGTCATCACATGGTTTCAAAACCGCCGAGCCAAACTGAAGCGTGATCTGGAAGAAATGAAAGCCGACGTGGAATCGGCCAAGGCGCTTGGTTCAGTACCGTTGGAGAAAATGGCCAAACTGGCCGACCTCGAGAAATGCGCCAACGGAACACTGGGACATTCGAGGTCCGAGTCCCCGACGTTATCCAGCCACGAGCAGGACATCTCTAACAAACTGCGATTGTCTCCGCTGTCCCCTTACACTGACAACACAACGAGTAAAGAATGTTCGGAGGACGAAGACGAGGACGTGGAAATTGATGTCGACGACTGATTGATTATTGTTTGAATGACTGTTATAAGGACAGCAGCAACAaccattattatcatcattattgcTGTTGTAGCTCTTGCAACGGTAGCTGTTGTTAAGTGATACAAATATATTGAATTCGCGATAACgtataataaacaaaagtaTATAACGGCAAGCATGAACGGTATAACGGTATGCGACGACAGCTACGTCAATCATGTCATCAGCATTTAACCAAGGACGTGGTTTCCAGTAAAAGCAATAAGAACATTTTACAAAACGCGTGTCTAACAAATGATACTGGACTTCAACTCACATGTGCGTGTTGTAGTTTAAgctctctctcgcgcgctctctctctctctcgctagcttacgcacgcacacacacacacacggagaagAGAGCGACAAACACACTAGTGagtacagacaagcacacacaaacacgcacgcacacacacgcagaaagattcatacaaacacactcatttgTTAGTAACCTCATTTACTGTAGTATTTTATTACGTTCATTACCCTTCCGCATTTTTCGACTTTTGCATGTtatgaaaatgcatgttttgttttattatagcatttatttatttcaatttttagcTTCAATTTATGTCATATCGGCTATTTACTTTTAATCCACACTTGGTTTTCTcatgcgtgtgtccgtgtgtgtacaTAAGGTGTTTACctatatatacatttacacacCGTATTCCTTATTTATACAGCATTGCATGAAAGGGaaataaaatcacaacaaaAGGTTTGCGTTTGATAGACGAATGTATAATAAAATTTCAGACAAAGGCAtcgacaaaataaaataaaaaaaaacgtcaaCTGCAGTGATAAAAAACTGTCTATTTACTTTAGGTAGGATTAGATTCATCTGTTTGAATACAATAaagtaatttacattttaatagacTTCCTATGTTTTGTATGCCTGTAAGTGCCTTTTGAATACCAGGACACTATTTAAAACcaatgtaatgtgtatgtatataaaatgaaaataaacatcgCTTTTCTCAATATTTCTCGCAGTTcttatagtagtagtagtagtagtagtagtagtggtggcgGTGGCGGCAGTAGTAgcctagtagtagcagtagtagcactggtggtggtggtacagaaaaagaagaaggtaCGGAAAAGGTGGGCCACATAAACACTACCctaatataaataataacacaataaacatATGGCTATTTTCAACGAAAAATATAAGGAAAAGTATAATTAAATACGGCATTGTATTTAGATTA
Protein-coding sequences here:
- the lbx1b gene encoding transcription factor LBX1b; this translates as MTSKEDAKCSAVEERRRSPLDHLPPPANSNKPLTPFSIEDILNKPSVKRSYTICGTAHRISSAEKHPLPGLPLSSRPLLSQTSPLCALEELASKTFKGLEVSVLQAAEGRDGMTLFGQRNTPKKRRKSRTAFTNHQIYELEKRFLYQKYLSPADRDQIAQQLGLTNAQVITWFQNRRAKLKRDLEEMKADVESAKALGSVPLEKMAKLADLEKCANGTLGHSRSESPTLSSHEQDISNKLRLSPLSPYTDNTTSKECSEDEDEDVEIDVDD